A genomic region of Pelodiscus sinensis isolate JC-2024 chromosome 19, ASM4963464v1, whole genome shotgun sequence contains the following coding sequences:
- the MKNK2 gene encoding MAP kinase-interacting serine/threonine-protein kinase 2 isoform X2 codes for MVQKKTELKGFHRSFKGQNPFDLEFSQPRHLDSVFSFECPARPDMPSSQPIDIPDPKKRNKKKKRCRATDSFSGRFEDVYQLQEEVLGEGAHARVQSCISLITNKEYAVKIIEKSLGHIRSRVFREVEMLYQCQGHRNVLELIEFFEEEDRFYLVFEKMRGGSILTHIHRRRHFNELEASVVVQDIASALNFLHNKGIAHRDLKPENILCESPAQVSPVKICDFDLGSGIKLNGDCSPISTPELLTPCGSAEYMAPEVVEAFNEEASIYDKRCDLWSLGVILYIMLSGYPPFVGHCGTDCGWDRGEACHACQNMLFESIQEGKYEFPEKDWAHISFGAKDLISKLLVRDAKKRLSAAQVLEHPWVQGLSFREMLP; via the exons ATGGTGCAGAAGAAAACCGAACTCAAAGGGTTCCATCGCTCTTTCAAG GGCCAGAACCCCTTCGACCTGGAATTCTCTCAGCCTCGTCACCTGGATTCCGTCTTCAGCTTCGAGTGCCCGGCCCGCCCCG ACATGCCTTCAAGCCAGCCCATCGACATCCCGGATCCCAAGAAAAGGAACAAGAAGAAGAAACGCTGCAGAGCCACGGACAGCTTCTCGGGGCGGTTTGAAG ATGTCTACCAGCTTCAGGAGGAGGTGCTCGGGGAAGGTGCCCACGCGAGAGTCCAGTCCTGCATCAGCCTCATCACCAACAAGGAGTATGCGGTGAAG ATCATCGAGAAGAGCCTGGGACACATCCGGAGCCGGGTATTCCGGGAGGTGGAGATGCTCTACCAATGCCAGGGGCACAG GAATGTCCTGGAGCTGATCGAGTTCTTCGAAGAGGAGGATCGGTTCTACCTGGTGTTTGAGAAGATGCGAGGAG GCTCCATCCTGACTCACATCCACCGGAGACGCCACTTCAACGAACTGGAGGCCAGCGTGGTGGTGCAAGACATAGCCAGCGCCCTTAACTTCCTGCACAACAAAG GGATCGCACACAGGGATTTAAAGCCAGAAAACATTCTCTGCGAGAGTCCCGCTCAG GTTTCCCCTGTGAAGATCTGTGACTTCGACCTGGGAAGTGGAATCAAACTCAATGGCGATTGTTCCCCGATCTCCACCCCCGAGCTGCTCACCCCC TGCGGCTCTGCCGAGTACATGGCCCCCGAAGTGGTGGAGGCCTTCAACGAGGAGGCTTCTATCTACGACAAACGCTGCGACCTGTGGAGCCTGGGTGTCATCCTTTACATCATGCTGAGCGGCTACCCGCCCTTCGTGGGCCACTGCGGCACGGACTGTGGCTGGGACCGCGGCGAGGCCTGCCACGCCTGCCAG aaCATGCTCTTTGAGAGCATCCAGGAGGGGAAGTACGAGTTCCCCGAGAAGGACTGGGCCCACATCTCTTTTGGAGCCAAAGACCTAATTTCCAAGCTGCTGGTTAGAGATGCCAAGAAACGGCTCAGCGCGGCCCAGGTCCTCGAGCACCCGTGGGTGCAGGGG CTCAGTTTCCGAGAGATGTTGCCTTAA
- the MKNK2 gene encoding MAP kinase-interacting serine/threonine-protein kinase 2 isoform X1 translates to MVQKKTELKGFHRSFKGQNPFDLEFSQPRHLDSVFSFECPARPDMPSSQPIDIPDPKKRNKKKKRCRATDSFSGRFEDVYQLQEEVLGEGAHARVQSCISLITNKEYAVKIIEKSLGHIRSRVFREVEMLYQCQGHRNVLELIEFFEEEDRFYLVFEKMRGGSILTHIHRRRHFNELEASVVVQDIASALNFLHNKGIAHRDLKPENILCESPAQVSPVKICDFDLGSGIKLNGDCSPISTPELLTPCGSAEYMAPEVVEAFNEEASIYDKRCDLWSLGVILYIMLSGYPPFVGHCGTDCGWDRGEACHACQNMLFESIQEGKYEFPEKDWAHISFGAKDLISKLLVRDAKKRLSAAQVLEHPWVQGCAPDNTLPTPIILQRNSSAKELTSFAAEAIAVNRQLTQHDADEEEEATRPIIIKATSCSMQLSPPAESRLAQRRQKNSLTKAGAASQHLVAPLVLVGDHA, encoded by the exons ATGGTGCAGAAGAAAACCGAACTCAAAGGGTTCCATCGCTCTTTCAAG GGCCAGAACCCCTTCGACCTGGAATTCTCTCAGCCTCGTCACCTGGATTCCGTCTTCAGCTTCGAGTGCCCGGCCCGCCCCG ACATGCCTTCAAGCCAGCCCATCGACATCCCGGATCCCAAGAAAAGGAACAAGAAGAAGAAACGCTGCAGAGCCACGGACAGCTTCTCGGGGCGGTTTGAAG ATGTCTACCAGCTTCAGGAGGAGGTGCTCGGGGAAGGTGCCCACGCGAGAGTCCAGTCCTGCATCAGCCTCATCACCAACAAGGAGTATGCGGTGAAG ATCATCGAGAAGAGCCTGGGACACATCCGGAGCCGGGTATTCCGGGAGGTGGAGATGCTCTACCAATGCCAGGGGCACAG GAATGTCCTGGAGCTGATCGAGTTCTTCGAAGAGGAGGATCGGTTCTACCTGGTGTTTGAGAAGATGCGAGGAG GCTCCATCCTGACTCACATCCACCGGAGACGCCACTTCAACGAACTGGAGGCCAGCGTGGTGGTGCAAGACATAGCCAGCGCCCTTAACTTCCTGCACAACAAAG GGATCGCACACAGGGATTTAAAGCCAGAAAACATTCTCTGCGAGAGTCCCGCTCAG GTTTCCCCTGTGAAGATCTGTGACTTCGACCTGGGAAGTGGAATCAAACTCAATGGCGATTGTTCCCCGATCTCCACCCCCGAGCTGCTCACCCCC TGCGGCTCTGCCGAGTACATGGCCCCCGAAGTGGTGGAGGCCTTCAACGAGGAGGCTTCTATCTACGACAAACGCTGCGACCTGTGGAGCCTGGGTGTCATCCTTTACATCATGCTGAGCGGCTACCCGCCCTTCGTGGGCCACTGCGGCACGGACTGTGGCTGGGACCGCGGCGAGGCCTGCCACGCCTGCCAG aaCATGCTCTTTGAGAGCATCCAGGAGGGGAAGTACGAGTTCCCCGAGAAGGACTGGGCCCACATCTCTTTTGGAGCCAAAGACCTAATTTCCAAGCTGCTGGTTAGAGATGCCAAGAAACGGCTCAGCGCGGCCCAGGTCCTCGAGCACCCGTGGGTGCAGGGG TGCGCGCCGGACAACACTCTCCCAACCCCCATCATCTTACAGAG GAACAGCAGTGCCAAAGAACTCACCTCCTTCGCCGCGGAGGCCATCGCCGTCAACCGCCAGCTGACGCAGCACGACGccgacgaggaggaggaggccacgCGACCAATCATCATCAAAGCTACCTCATGCTCCATGCAGCTGTCCCCCCCTGCGGAGTCCCGGCTGGCGCAGCGCAGGCAGAAGAACAGCCTGACGAAGGCGGGGGCTGCGAGCCAGCACCTCGTCGCGCCCCTGGTCCTGGTGGGCGACCACGCGTGA